DNA from Castor canadensis chromosome 3, mCasCan1.hap1v2, whole genome shotgun sequence:
tttttaatgtgaCTGACCTATCTAAATACCTTCTCTTTTATTCTGGATTTATGTCTTCTCTTATTTTCTCATCAATCATGCTGGGTTTGTCTGTTTTTCTAGTCTTTTCTAAGAATCAGCTTTTAGTTTTATATAAGATTCCTTATGTGGCCTCTGAACCTCTATCACTTTATAACTGAATATTTATATCTACCACCTAACTAGACTGTGTGATACTAATTTATTCCCCCACTGCAATATGAATTATAACATAGCATTCTTTATGGCTCAGGATCTGCCTAATTTTTTAACTCTTAATATCTCTTCAGTTTAGTAAAGATCCTTATAAATGTAATGATTTCAGTACCACATAATTAGGATAGCTTCATTATCATACTTCACTTAGTCAGTTTTATGCATCTGTACAACTGTTTTTCTCCACCTAAAAAGTCCTTTCTTAAAAATCAACAGAAATACCAGAAACCAATGATTTACGTTTTTCATCAAATTTTGTGAAACTAACATCGTACTCTACAGCAATCTCTTCCACCATATTCCCCTAAATATTTATATTCAAGCTATACTATcacaaaatattataattattttttgttcaaGAAACTTAGCATGCTCCAGGCATTCTTCTAAATAAGTATTAACTTATTTTTCAGAGGAGCCCTACGAAGTTTGATTACCTCTGTTTTCCTGGATGGAGGTGCAGAGACGTTGTATAGTTATTTAAGTTGTAAGTAGCTGAGCCTGCATTCAAACTTCAGAAGGCTGTCCTCTAGACCATGTGCTCTTAACCATCTTAAGACCTTAACCATGTTTCTTTAATTGTTCCAACAGTACTTTCCAAACCCTGCCCCAAGCCCAGGGATATAGTCTCCCAGACTAACATTTTAGCTCTTTAAGGGATATAAGTCTTCAAATTTTTATATCCTTCAACAGGTTCTTAAGATATAAGTTCAATTGTCAAGTCCAGTTTACACTATAAAAAGAACTGTTACAAGATTAGGGATACAGCTCAATgtttagagcacttgcctagcatgcccaaggccctgggtttgatccctagaacCACAAGGGGGAAAAGAAACTTTTTAGGCAAGCTAAGGTGTACCGCATGCTCCAGTCATTCTCTAAGgcttaaaagaaaaatgccatgGATAGATAATAAGACTACTTAAATCATTTCACTGTGGATATTTAAAGTTTTATGCAAAACTGTATCTATGAAGTTGCATCTAACCTATGTTAATTTTTTGAAGACCACAGTCCAAAAGTCAAACATTTGTGTGACACcagattttaaaattacttacagATCTAATAGCTTATGCAAAATAATTATTCCAGTGCTCTtagaattcaaaaatataaagcaTTTATCTAGTATCAAAGCAACGTTACATAAAAGTACAAGGCAATCCTGAAAACACATCTAAATGTGAATCTAATCAACTGAAAGCAAATTAAAAGTATGATACACATTAGTGCAAGTAAGGAAAAGAATGACACCAAGCGGAGAGGTATGTAACAAATAACACACATTAAAGACATATTACTGTATTTGGTGCATCTAAGATACCagagactattttttaaaaaccctattACCTTTTGTACTTCTAAACAAAACTTCACACCATTTAAATTATCAACTGGTGGACACATTCAAATTTCACTGTAAAATTGTTACAGTGTATCAAATTATCAGTATCCCTAAGTGAAACAGGTGCAAACTAATACTGCAAAACTGGTAGGTAAGAAAGGAAAGACACAAATAGGAttatagagggaaaaaaaaacaaaccacttcatatctgggtttctGACAAAAGAATAAGCATTCATCTAACATTTTTATGCTGAAGAGTATTAAGTCAAACTTCCACCCCAagtaaagtataaataaaatgcattaaaatcacaaaaaataatttgcCCCCCCAAAAATAGAGATAACCAAAAAGAGGTACTaattatatttatgaaataagaCAGTCCCAAGATCCTACTGAGGTGAAATTTATtaccttaaaatattatttttttaaaaggaaaaagtaagcaTCTTTGTAAACCCAACTAACCATAAGTAGAACTCACCTTTTTATCTTCTTTAACTTTATgggttttcttcttcatcttcttatcATCTACCTCCTGATCAGAAGTGATAGCAGGGTTATCAATACCACCTTTCCAAGTTTCAACAGGAGAAAGTAGTGGATCTTCTTCACTTCCACgatgtcttccttttctttttgtcttagaGGTAGTAAAAGCTTCATCATCACTTGCATCTGAATGTGTTCTTCTGTAGTATGACTTGGCTTTACTaaacaatgttttagatttgTACTTATATTTTGAAGGCCTCCGTTCCCCATGACCTTTTGAGGTTTTATCAgaaaatccattttcttcatctccttGGGTGTTATTTACAAATGAGTTTCGAATTTTAATAATTCGATTCTGACTATCATCTGGTACAACATAAATCTCATCAGAATAGCCCTTCTGTTTGAAAACTGTGTCAATGGGTTCAGCATAGTTATCTGAAGAATCCATATCTTCAGGATGTGCCAAAGGTACCCGGGAAGTCTGTTTTCTTGGATTTTTACCAATACCAGCttcaattgtttttaaaaggtttgGATCCAGTTTTTTCACATTTGTCTTAGGTACAACTGGTTTAGGTTTAATAGGTGGAGGCACTTTATGGTTGCGTTCATGATCATGACAGTTTGGGGTACTATGAACAGGATATTCATTACCTTCCAAATCTAATCTGTATCTAGAACGGTCACTAGGTGTTGGAAGCAACTGTACATCATCCCCAATTGGACTATAGGGAGGTGGGGCTTCTGTGTCATCATCTGAATCCGGATAGTTGTTATAGGGAAAACAGTCTCTAGGAGATGGTAGAAAAACATCTTCACTTTGATGGGTTGATTCCCTTGTATTGTCAGACAAATATGAATTTtctatcatattttttttctctagaacGTCACTGAAAAACAGAGTAAACACTTCAGTTTGCCGATGATACTGAGATAAAGAATACAATGCTGTAAATTTAGCAGTGATCTCCGTTGCAATATGTTCTCCTTCAGTCATTAATTCCTTGATGGCctcattttcaaaaaaatctGCTTGGCTGTCAGTAACTGCCACCAGTTGTACAGGAATAGTGTCTTGAACTTCTGACAGAAATGCTCGAAGCATTCCCATTGATGCTTTCCGTTTTGCAGAATAAACTAATATATACCCATGAACCAGTTCATCTTTCCTTACTCCAATTGAAGAGTGGTATGATAATATTGTGATCTGTATTCGCCTCCTTTTTTCACCAATAATTTTGTCAAGCATTAGGGAATTATTCTGTCCAGCTTGAGCAGCACTGCAAGAGTGAGAATCAAGGAAGGGTGAAAGAATAAGATCCACACTAAATGGATCACCACACATGGCACACATGACAATTCTCAAGTCAGCTTCTGATAAATCCTTATTGGCAGGAACAGGGCTCACCACATCTAAATTGTGTTTAACCGATTCCAGTACTCCTCTTAGAGCTTGCTTTATTTGGGATTCATTAAATTTACGAGGGTAAGTACCAGCAGGTACATCTACAAAAGGGCACTGTAATTTGTTTGCCAACTGCTGCCCTTGGTGCCTGAGAATTGGTAGGTTCTTACTAATGGAATCTCTCTGGTTAGCCAGAATTAATGTAAATGGAAGATTAGCCATGTATGTATCTTTTCTGATCTGAGAAGCTTCTGTCCTTATTTTTCCAATAAATTCTCCAATAAAACTCAGTGACTCAATGGAATTAAATACACAGAAGCACCCATGTGGCTTAAAGGCAGCAGTCCATAATTGACTCGAAATGTAAGGCGATTTGGCATCAACTGGTCGAAGATCAAGTTCATATATTTTCCCATCTAAGGCATACTCATCATCAGTGGATTGCGTCCTTATCTCATTTGCTAGTTCTTGGGCAAGGCCATCTTTCCCTAAAATGAATAGGTTAACTTTATCTATATTGGTACTATCATGATACAACCGTAAGCGGCCATGATCCAATTGCAAAAGACTACTGGCAAGTAAGTGCTCCACTTTAATGTCGGTACAATTTTGGCCACTAAGGCATGTTTCTTTAGTGGGATGATAAACAAATCCTATATGCTTAAGTAGAAGAGATTCCCTATCAGGTGCAAGTTTCTGTAAAGCTTTGTATCTAGGTTCTTCACTCAGAACTGTATGAATTTCACTCATCTTATCTGAACTTGGTGTTGCATTAAGATCTAAATCATAAAAAAGCTCAGAATGTTCAAAAAGCATTTCCTGAAACTCTTCTTTGGCTTTTTCAACTATCTCTCGCTGATGCCTACCATATACCTCTTTGCTATCCGTCTCGGTAATGTACTTGAAGGCTTCATCTTCCATAACAAAGCACATAACTTCCTCCCATGGCTGCCCAGGTGAAATGAACTGAATTTTTTCCAACGtttttttgaatttttccttcatttctattCTCCTTTTCTCTGATATTAGATGTTGTACATGGTTCTGATAGACCTTTTCAGCTTCTAAAGTGCTCAGGAGGTCAAATGGAATCCGTCTATCATTAATTTTGTCTATGTGGTCAGTCTCATCCCAAGGTGTTTtttctagcaccacaaaacataACTGGAAATCTGTTCTCTTCTCCATTAACTTCAAAGCTTCCGACCAATTCAAATGTTCAATCTCCTCTAGATTTGGCAAAAGAGTATTAAAAGCTCTTGGTAAAGTACTTATATATTCTTCTCTCCGTTTTCTTATATGTTCCTGTTTAAGTTGTTCTATATGTTTTGAGAATGTATTTTTGGCCTTTCTTGTTCCCTCTAAGTTGATGTATTCTTCATAATCaggatgattttttaatttattactaaCAGTTTTCCAAGTTGCATGATAATCTCTCACAGTCTGCACTAGTTTTTCAAACTTATCTGTTGCTGTGACAACAAGTTGTCTCTGTGTTTTATAAGCATCCAGATAGGGAATAATTTTAGGCTTGCCACGAGTTTTATCCAACATTTGTACCAGTGCAGTGAAACATGTCTCAATGTTGACATTAAATCGTGCTGATGTTTCCACTACAAGAAGATTCTTTTTGTTTGAAGCAAATGCCTGAACTTCTCTAAGATAATGATCCACACATTCATCACATTTAGTTGCTGCTATTATTACAGGTTTTTTTGATTTTGATAGCTGGACAAAAAGGTTATTCACAAATTTAAGCTGATCATCAAATTTCCTATTACATCCCTGACTTACATCAATGCACAATAAAAATCCATCTACATTGAGCTTCCCTTCAGGCATTTGCTTCTGCTCAAAGTCTTGCTCCAAGCCTAGTTGATCAGTGCAAATGTACATTAGTTTTTCTGCTGACTGTAATTTAGAGGCAGCTGCACGTTTTATATACGGTTGCAAATTCGTACTCCGATGAGGCAAGAAAGTCTGGTCATCAATGAACTCTGTTTGTTCAATGACGTGAATTTTGCATTCTACTCCATCTTCACCATTTTGTGTTATGTCACCCCAGTATAGAAAGTGATCATTGTTTACTACTCGTCCTCCAAAGTCAATGGTGCTAAGCACAGAAGTATGCTCTGGATAATATTCATCTGCTTTTGAGCGTACAAATCTATTGCACAAACAAGACTTTCCAACTCCACAGTTACCTTTGTCTTTTTCAGTCCCAGAGAGTCCAACTACACTGATGGTATAGGATGGGGGACGAGGCTCTTTATTTTTTGCCATCATAACTCTCTTCTCATGTCTCTACATTCATAAAGGTAACCATATATACTtttcattctgaaaataaaatcatctcAAAATACAGATCCTGAATTTCAGAATTATATTtggttctttgtatttccctcatTTCCACAGAAAGGTCTTCAAGATCGCATGGATCATCTtcctagaaaagaaggaaaaaagaacaaaccttAATCATGAATTACACATAGTGAAGATATAACAAAGCAACATGAAAATTCATAATTCTAATAATTTCACAAGCATTTTAAGAAATCACATAAAATTTGTAACTTACTGTTATAAAAATAGGATATCCTTGATATTTAGGGCAAATCTAACAATAAAATCATTAAATACAAAATCTATATGTAATGTTCAAAATTTAAAACGAACTGGTATTAACCAAATATATATTTTGCCTCTAATTACACCTTCCTATGGGCTTGAAGAACAACTAATCCTTTCCACTCTCTTAATTTTCCTGCCTTCTTTGAGGCTATTTTGATAATAACTAAAATATCTTGATTGCTTTACCACTCCTTACAactttcattcaattttttttttttaatattgtgccagggatcaaacccaggtcttgTACCTGTTAAAAGATTTTAGAATTTCAAAAAACTTTTGTAATAAGTTTCAACACTCATGTAAAATTTACAAACTTTATGGAAAGGAAAGATTCAAGACACATAAATCATTATcaagttgtttttaaattctcttcACTTCTGAATTTATTTCCTCTTGGAGTAGTTACAGCTCAAGAACCATATTTTGAGTAGAAATCAAgctaaataattttaagaatatatatttgAGACAATCTTTTAGAATTATTGAGCCTGGTATGGTGAAACACATCTGAATCCCAGcatgaggatcacaagttcaaggtcatcctgggctacatagtgagtttcagaCCAGGCTGAACTATATATATAGTGAAACTCTGactcaaaacagaaagaaaaaaaaaaaaaaaagaaaagaatttaatataCTAGGAGCATTAAATAACTTTCAAGAATTACATGAGACTTAATTCTGactatatattaaaatgttttaaagggtttttatttaatttttttcaaactcttttgaggctaaattaaaattaatacatCATTTCTACCTCAAAATTTCACAAGATGAGGGAAAAACCAAGTAATGCACAACAACATCTATGAAAATTATTCCCAATCCAGACAAGATAAAGAATATAgagaacatcttttaaaaatccaaaaatttaAGAATAGACCACACTAGCCATCTCCCTCCAAATAGCATGTTTCTCCACTGACCTCAACTgcaaggaaacatttctttcttttactttttttgggggagggtggaactagggtttgaaatccGAACTTTGCATTTGTgaagcacatgttctaccacctgagccacacctccagttcagaAAACAACTATTTCAACTATAGTGCACACCTGCTGTACTAATGGTAGAGAAATTGTTCTTATAATTTAAATTCTTGACTAATATTTCTGACAAAATCATAACTTTTTAAAttgcagatttatttttattctagaaGTTTATTCCATCAGCCTCCACTAAATTTTAACAATTACCCATCTGAGAGTCAAAAAAAATGTGCATTAGGTTCACTTGAAAGTAAATATTACTATACTGAAGCAACCAAGTTGAAACTGAGTAAACACAATTTCAAGATCTGACTCCTGTCATTTATTAGTTGATGACCACAGTGAAGTGCTAAACCTCTTAAAACatggtttcctcatctataaaagagGTGCACACTGACACGAATGTAAGAACAAAAACGTTTTTTTAAATGTGACATGCTTAACAAACAAAAGGGGCCTAAAAAATACTGGCTCCATTTCTTAAATTTGATTCTTAAAACTAAGACTTAAGAAAAATGATGTAATCAAATATTAATGTGAGAGCAGTATATACAATAACAAGTAAAGGAAACTAAGGCAGTTACATCCaattctataaaaattttaaccCCAAGTTTTAAAACTCTTAACCTGAATATTTGTACCCAGCACCAAGTTTAACATTCTTTACGCAAAAtgtgtaaaagaaaacaattaaactACATTTTTTATGGATATTAACAGAAAACAAAGCATAGTACATTAACTGGATAAAGACATTAGTTTATGAAAAATAGCACGACTCCCAGCTaacaattaagggaaaaaattggAAACACAATAGAATAAAAGATCTACTCTTTTTTACTTGGAAAACAAAATCTGCAGATGGTGtactttaaaatatgtaagaaactGTATTTATTTCTTGGGGAAATGTTTTACTTTAAACAGTATATAAACAAGTATGTATTTTGAAAACTAAGAGTAATTCAAAGATACTTAATACTGGCCTTTGCCTTCCAGTTTAAGAGATACAGACTAGTTAATAGAAAAACAGCAATAGAAGCCAAACCAGGTGACATACTCccagtaattccagcacttgcgaggctgaggcaggaaaacagagttcaaggtcagcctgtgctacacagtgaaaccctgtctcccccaaaaaataagaaataaagttaaCAATACGATGTAGTAAGGACTTAAGgattacagaaaattttcaactaaAACAACTTTTGCCATAACAATcacatactaatatttattatattcttaTCCAAATGCAATATAATTCTGAATATTATTTCTCACTACATGTTTAAGACTTGCAGCTGGGAATGCTACAGCATTTGTCTACTGTGTATGAGGTCCTgggtgtgaggccttgggttcaatgtCCATACCACAAGTCACTCACTTCTGTTCTCCTACAGTATAAACCACAAAATACTGAGATACAGTCTATAGCTAAATATAAAAAGGCAAAAGTAGAAGTGAAAATATTAActaacataaaatgtattttcaaagtttcagaaaaaaaaaaaggatcttaaAATTAAGTGAAGAAGAGTAGAGGCGTAAATCATCACCCTGTCATCAGTCACTGAAAACTAGAAGGCTTTTTATCTAAAAGACAAGTAAAGCTCGTATTACATTGAGGTTAAATTTTAATACGAAAGCTCAACACACCCTAATTAATCTGACAATGGCAATGTCTGAATCGTGAATATTAAAGTtcaagttaaaaataagaaagtttccaatgacttttatgatttttaaacaaattcacagtAGACTGCCAATTAGATACAGCAAAAGAACATTCAAGTCCATCTTTGTAGCAATGCTATGGGCAAAATACCTGCAAGTATTTTGAAGTCAGCTCCAGAGTTTATGACCTGAGTCACTAAAGAATGAGTTTTAAACTATGATGGAAAAATTCTTTCACCTTAGAGGTGGGAAAGGatgctgggcaaatagttgcgCTTTCCTCTTAACTCTCACCAGAGCAGTATATTCGTTATCTGATTTACAAGTTTAACTCAGAAACTttagtttgaaaaaaatgttttcaattttttaaaaaaagaaagtttgaggAACCctacactaagaaaaaaaaatgtcactttgCACTCAAAAGGATTTTGCTAAATTTAGGTGAGTATACAATTACTACTTCAAGATGTAGAAAACTATATTTCAAGAAGTTGGCCCAAACAGGTTATAAGGAGATTTCATTTCAGACCTCAGAACAcctcatatatacatacatacaattaTCCATTGGCCTCTAACATCCAGATCAAAACTGTACTCCAGTAACTAACCATGgtagttttttttccccaatgctAAAACCAAAAATCCCTAGTTTTGTTATATTCCCGCTAATAAACTAACAGTCACTATCTTTAAGTATACGTGGGttaatttgaaaatttctttcaaaTGATTAGTAATAATGTCTGCACCACTCATACATATCGTCTCAATTTCTGATGTAACTTCACTTTCATACACAATATGAAATGGTTATTTCTATTAATGAAGAAACCAAGACAAAAGCAGCAACGACCTTTGTGAAATTATAAGGTTAGGATTAAAGCCTCTTCCTGCCGAATCTTAGTTCTTGTAATAATATGTAATGCATTCTCtcattttgcctttaaaattatcttagaaacatgttttatttcaaggaaatatttcaattatttttacagAAGTTAATGACAATGCATATTGTGAAACTGTCCTACAACTGTCTGTCAGAAAGAGGCTATTTCCAGAACTAAGTTTTCTAAGGTAGTTTACTAGGTTATTGAAACATCACATACTCcttttaatggaattttattaacatgaagtggctttttgcaaatttttaaaagtcacacagggaacctgaaaaaaattaatagattcTGAGTAATTcagaatttaaatgaaaacatttttagagACAGAATACTAGTTTCCAGAGTCTGAGAAGAATAtgggggggagggaagaatgGAGAGAGCATTGACTGTCGGTACAGGGATGCAACTGGATCAGAGGAATAACATCTAACGTTCTATAGAACATCAGGATATCCACAGTCATCAACAActgattaaatatttcaaaatagctggtAGAGAGGATTTTggatgttcccaacacaaagacaCACCTGGGGTGATAGATGTGCCAACTACCTTGATTTGATCATTCATTACCTATTATATACACATACTGAAAGTCACTCtgcaccccataaatatgtacattacTAAGTgccaatttaaaatatatatttataagcaataatatttaaataaaacttttgtaCCTTTTCACAAAATTGTTGCATTCATTAATAAggagtaaaatttaaatttttcatgcttttaaaTTATGCTGTATCAGGAAATGCCTATTGTTCGTTCCTATCTTCAAAATAGTTTCATAATTTACTAGTTTCTAATGCCTTTACTGTTATAACATGATCCCACAATCATGTCTGGTCCAAGACTGCTCTAAAGTTTTCTGAACTAATTTCTCTACTTTATTCTtgctccctttaaaaaaaaaaattcctagtcTATACATACCAGAGCAGCtggtattctttttaaaacaaatcagaGCCTACTACTCTTCTGTTCAAAACTTTCCAGTCTTCCTAGAAGTAAAAGCCAAGTCCTTTCGATGACTTTACAAGAGCTGTCTTCTCCAGCCCCCTTTTACCTCTCTGATACTATTCTTTCCATTCTAATTCTGCTGCAATCATACGGAGGAACACAACATGCTATATAAGCATGCTCCTGCCTTTGCACTTACTTTTCCCAATACTTCCAATGATACTATGCAACTTACTATTTTTCATTAAGCCTATCCCTTTCCCCATCCAACTCCAGATTTAATAAAAGGGCCAGAAAGGCACAAATCTTTGTTTATTCCACCAATATATCCCAAGAGCCTAGAACAGTGCTCCCACATAACAGCTCTCAATAATTGCATGAATcctaatattaaaatcaaatattttgcCAAAAGTGAAGGCAAACTATGATCTGCAATAATGGACTTAATCAAaagttacaatttttatttacaaCACTTTTATTATAAGAGATTACATTTCCAAGACCTAATTATACAGGAGCTTTGCAATTTTAATCTATCCAACTGTAAATCAAATAAATACTTATATAAGCAAACATCCAAAAAACCAAGTCTAAGCCCAGAAATTATATTTCACAATCAAAGGCAAATTTACTCAGaagttttaagaattaaaaaacactGCATactaaaaaaatgagtaaatatgacatactactttttttaaaatgttgctaaTTCTCAATGACAAATTTAACCATGCTGTGATAAGAAAAGATAACATTTTAACATATATAAGGCAGCTAAGTAATTCAACAATGTAATACTTTCAGGAGTCGatcatattcatatattttatctttgaacaAGGTTTCTACAACAAAAGCACACAACCTTTACATTTAAAGGGGTCTCAAAAAGTCACCATTCCTATGAATTAGTCTTTAGACAAGACTATAATCTTGAGTGAGAAGAGAACCTATCAAAAAATTCAACAATTTATGTAGTGACTAAATAACCTGGAAGCGCTGGAattatgcttttcttcttttacagaCTCTCCAGTACCCAGACTACCTGACACACagtgagtgctcaataaatatttgatgaataataAATGAGTCAATCTCCAGGCAAAGAACACTCAGCTCTAAAACCACTAGACAATTCTGAAGTCACAATTATGGGTACAACTATAACAAAAATCACATACTACTATGAGTCCGTAAAGTCTAATATAGCAAAATATTCTAATATTAAAAAGTCCAAGTTTTTCTTTAAGACCTGTAGTTTGATTATTAACACAGGTTATAGGTTTTTAACAATAAACCTGAGATACCATGGAAGTATTTCAGGGGTTGGGAGGTCGGTGTCCAAGCAGATAGGACTCTTGAGTTTTCCAATtcccacaaaaacaaagataattctgcttttacctatttttatcttttgacaTTTCAAGttgctatttggaaaaaaaaaaaaaaaagtttcactgCTAAAACTATTTGAAAACCAAGGACCAAAACTATTTCCAAAGAGATTAACTGCCTACCCTACTATTCATTCTACACCTCCTCTGATAACAAGTACTTCCTCAGTCCTTGATGTGAAAGTTATTCTGAATTCTTCCTAGTCCATTTCCTTACTCTGTGgtgaaaacagaagaacaaaggtCACCTCGATGTAGGAAAGCAATACCTAAATATTTACTATGCTTAACTACTATCTGCTTAACCTTATGCCAGAGGTTTTGAAGGTCCCAAAGGCATGTACTGGGGAGTCCACTAAGTCAGTATTATATGCTCACCTTTCCTAGGTCTAAATCCCCCACACCCCCAaatcccccacacccccaccctcaATGTGTAGAATGGGCAGAACTTGACATTCAATATTATAATGCTATACAGAAGAAGAACCCTATTTTTCATTACGTAAATGACTTGAGATAAggtttaatagttttttttaaagatgcaaaCAC
Protein-coding regions in this window:
- the Arhgap5 gene encoding rho GTPase-activating protein 5 isoform X1 produces the protein MMAKNKEPRPPSYTISVVGLSGTEKDKGNCGVGKSCLCNRFVRSKADEYYPEHTSVLSTIDFGGRVVNNDHFLYWGDITQNGEDGVECKIHVIEQTEFIDDQTFLPHRSTNLQPYIKRAAASKLQSAEKLMYICTDQLGLEQDFEQKQMPEGKLNVDGFLLCIDVSQGCNRKFDDQLKFVNNLFVQLSKSKKPVIIAATKCDECVDHYLREVQAFASNKKNLLVVETSARFNVNIETCFTALVQMLDKTRGKPKIIPYLDAYKTQRQLVVTATDKFEKLVQTVRDYHATWKTVSNKLKNHPDYEEYINLEGTRKAKNTFSKHIEQLKQEHIRKRREEYISTLPRAFNTLLPNLEEIEHLNWSEALKLMEKRTDFQLCFVVLEKTPWDETDHIDKINDRRIPFDLLSTLEAEKVYQNHVQHLISEKRRIEMKEKFKKTLEKIQFISPGQPWEEVMCFVMEDEAFKYITETDSKEVYGRHQREIVEKAKEEFQEMLFEHSELFYDLDLNATPSSDKMSEIHTVLSEEPRYKALQKLAPDRESLLLKHIGFVYHPTKETCLSGQNCTDIKVEHLLASSLLQLDHGRLRLYHDSTNIDKVNLFILGKDGLAQELANEIRTQSTDDEYALDGKIYELDLRPVDAKSPYISSQLWTAAFKPHGCFCVFNSIESLSFIGEFIGKIRTEASQIRKDTYMANLPFTLILANQRDSISKNLPILRHQGQQLANKLQCPFVDVPAGTYPRKFNESQIKQALRGVLESVKHNLDVVSPVPANKDLSEADLRIVMCAMCGDPFSVDLILSPFLDSHSCSAAQAGQNNSLMLDKIIGEKRRRIQITILSYHSSIGVRKDELVHGYILVYSAKRKASMGMLRAFLSEVQDTIPVQLVAVTDSQADFFENEAIKELMTEGEHIATEITAKFTALYSLSQYHRQTEVFTLFFSDVLEKKNMIENSYLSDNTRESTHQSEDVFLPSPRDCFPYNNYPDSDDDTEAPPPYSPIGDDVQLLPTPSDRSRYRLDLEGNEYPVHSTPNCHDHERNHKVPPPIKPKPVVPKTNVKKLDPNLLKTIEAGIGKNPRKQTSRVPLAHPEDMDSSDNYAEPIDTVFKQKGYSDEIYVVPDDSQNRIIKIRNSFVNNTQGDEENGFSDKTSKGHGERRPSKYKYKSKTLFSKAKSYYRRTHSDASDDEAFTTSKTKRKGRHRGSEEDPLLSPVETWKGGIDNPAITSDQEVDDKKMKKKTHKVKEDKKQKKKKNFNPPTRRNWESNYFGMPLQDLVTAEKPIPLFVEKCVEFIEDTGLCTEGLYRVSGNKTDQDNIQKQFDQDHNINLVSMEVTVNAVAGALKAFFADLPDPLIPYSLHPELLEAAKIPDKTERLHALKEIVKKFHPVNYDVFRYVITHLNRVSQQNKINLMTADNLSICFWPTLMRPDFENREFLSTTKIHQSVVETFIQQCQFFFYNGEIIETVNTVAPLPPSNPGQLVESMVPPQLPPPLQPQLIQPQLQTDPLAII
- the Arhgap5 gene encoding rho GTPase-activating protein 5 isoform X2, which gives rise to MMAKNKEPRPPSYTISVVGLSGTEKDKGNCGVGKSCLCNRFVRSKADEYYPEHTSVLSTIDFGGRVVNNDHFLYWGDITQNGEDGVECKIHVIEQTEFIDDQTFLPHRSTNLQPYIKRAAASKLQSAEKLMYICTDQLGLEQDFEQKQMPEGKLNVDGFLLCIDVSQGCNRKFDDQLKFVNNLFVQLSKSKKPVIIAATKCDECVDHYLREVQAFASNKKNLLVVETSARFNVNIETCFTALVQMLDKTRGKPKIIPYLDAYKTQRQLVVTATDKFEKLVQTVRDYHATWKTVSNKLKNHPDYEEYINLEGTRKAKNTFSKHIEQLKQEHIRKRREEYISTLPRAFNTLLPNLEEIEHLNWSEALKLMEKRTDFQLCFVVLEKTPWDETDHIDKINDRRIPFDLLSTLEAEKVYQNHVQHLISEKRRIEMKEKFKKTLEKIQFISPGQPWEEVMCFVMEDEAFKYITETDSKEVYGRHQREIVEKAKEEFQEMLFEHSELFYDLDLNATPSSDKMSEIHTVLSEEPRYKALQKLAPDRESLLLKHIGFVYHPTKETCLSGQNCTDIKVEHLLASSLLQLDHGRLRLYHDSTNIDKVNLFILGKDGLAQELANEIRTQSTDDEYALDGKIYELDLRPVDAKSPYISSQLWTAAFKPHGCFCVFNSIESLSFIGEFIGKIRTEASQIRKDTYMANLPFTLILANQRDSISKNLPILRHQGQQLANKLQCPFVDVPAGTYPRKFNESQIKQALRGVLESVKHNLDVVSPVPANKDLSEADLRIVMCAMCGDPFSVDLILSPFLDSHSCSAAQAGQNNSLMLDKIIGEKRRRIQITILSYHSSIGVRKDELVHGYILVYSAKRKASMGMLRAFLSEVQDTIPVQLVAVTDSQADFFENEAIKELMTEGEHIATEITAKFTALYSLSQYHRQTEVFTLFFSDVLEKKNMIENSYLSDNTRESTHQSEDVFLPSPRDCFPYNNYPDSDDDTEAPPPYSPIGDDVQLLPTPSDRSRYRLDLEGNEYPVHSTPNCHDHERNHKVPPPIKPKPVVPKTNVKKLDPNLLKTIEAGIGKNPRKQTSRVPLAHPEDMDSSDNYAEPIDTVFKQKGYSDEIYVVPDDSQNRIIKIRNSFVNNTQGDEENGFSDKTSKGHGERRPSKYKYKSKTLFSKAKSYYRRTHSDASDDEAFTTSKTKRKGRHRGSEEDPLLSPVETWKGGIDNPAITSDQEVDDKKMKKKTHKVKEDKKKKKKNFNPPTRRNWESNYFGMPLQDLVTAEKPIPLFVEKCVEFIEDTGLCTEGLYRVSGNKTDQDNIQKQFDQDHNINLVSMEVTVNAVAGALKAFFADLPDPLIPYSLHPELLEAAKIPDKTERLHALKEIVKKFHPVNYDVFRYVITHLNRVSQQNKINLMTADNLSICFWPTLMRPDFENREFLSTTKIHQSVVETFIQQCQFFFYNGEIIETVNTVAPLPPSNPGQLVESMVPPQLPPPLQPQLIQPQLQTDPLAII